One Pseudoliparis swirei isolate HS2019 ecotype Mariana Trench chromosome 4, NWPU_hadal_v1, whole genome shotgun sequence genomic window carries:
- the gnb5b gene encoding guanine nucleotide-binding protein subunit beta-5b isoform X2, producing the protein MCDQTFVAATFGPCDSCGKASPLLNIYIKTEAINYCSFCVEVMACQQLQGGETVASLKKESEILKKKLEEERAKLSDVELNQVAEKIEVLGALCVKTRRVLKGHGNKVLCMDWCKDKRRLVSSSQDGKVIVWDAFTLNKEHAVSLPCTWVLACAYAPSGCAVACGGLDNKCSVFPLSLDKNENLSAKKKSVAMHTNYVSGCSFTSSDMQLLTSSGDCTCALWDVESGQLLQSFHGHTADVLSLDLAPSETGNTFVSGGCDKKANVWDMRSGQNVQSFETHDSDINCVKYYPSGDAFASASDDATCRFYDLRADREVAVYQKDSIVFGASTVDFSLSGRLLFAGHNDYTINAWDTLKGTRVSVLFGHENRVSRVRVSPDGTALCSASWDSTLRIWS; encoded by the exons ATGTGCGACCAGACGTTCGTGGCCGCGACCTTTGGCCCCTGCGACAGCTGCGGGAAGGCCAGCCCTCTCCTGAACATCTACATCAAGACCGAGGCCATCAACTACTGCTCCTTCTGCGTGGAAGTG ATGGCTTGCCAGCAGCTCCAAGGAGGGGAGACCGTGGCGTCCCTGAAGAAGGAGAGCGAGATTCTGAAGAAGAAGCTCGAGGAGGAGCGCGCGAAGCTGAGCGACGTCGAGC TGAACCAGGTGGCGGAGAAGATCGAGGTCCTGGGGGCCCTCTGCGTGAAGACCAGGCGGGTGCTGAAGGGCCACGGCAACAAGGTGCTGTGCATGGACTGGTGCAAAGACAAGCGCCGGCTGGTCAGCTCGTCACAg GATGGAAAAGTGATCGTCTGGGATGCATTTACTCTCAATAAG GAACATGCAGTAAGCCTGCCTTGCACATGGGTTCTGGCGTGTGCCTATGCGCCCTCAGGCTGTGCCGTGGCATGCGG cggATTGGACAACAAGTGCTCCGTGTTCCCGCTGTCGCTCGACAAAAACGAGAACCTGTCCGCGAAGAAGAAATCTGTCGCCATGCACACCAACTACGTGTCCGGCTGCAGCTTCACCAGCTCCGACATGCAG cttCTGACCTCCAGCGGGGACTGCACCTGTGCATTGTGGGACGTGGAGAGCGGGCAGCTGCTGCAGAGTTTCCACGGCCACACGGCCGACGTCTTGTCCCTGGACCTCGCCCCGTCCGAGACCGGCAACACCTTTGTGTctggg ggCTGTGATAAGAAGGCCAACGTGTGGGACATGCGCTCTGGACAGAACGTTCAGTCCTTTGAGACGCACGACTCCGACATCAACTGTGTGAA GTACTACCCCAGTGGAGACGCGTTCGCCTCAGCCTCTGACGACGCCACG TGCCGGTTCTACGACCTGCGAGCCGACCGCGAGGTAGCCGTCTATCAGAAGGACAGCATCGTCTTCGGTGCTTCGACGGTGGACTTCTCTCTGAGCG gcCGGCTGCTCTTCGCGGGCCACAACGACTACACCATCAACGCGTGGGACACTTTGAAGGGAACTCGCGTCTCCGTCCTGTTCGGTCATGAGAACCGGGTCAGCCGGGTCCGAGTGTCGCCCGACGGCACGGCGCTCTGCTCGGCCTCCTGGGACAGCACCCTGCGG ATTTGGTCCTAG
- the gnb5b gene encoding guanine nucleotide-binding protein subunit beta-5b isoform X1, whose translation MRCECVARRIITFALGDEFNEPPPRALLTVLLLLLLLLLLLLSSFPLAKMACQQLQGGETVASLKKESEILKKKLEEERAKLSDVELNQVAEKIEVLGALCVKTRRVLKGHGNKVLCMDWCKDKRRLVSSSQDGKVIVWDAFTLNKEHAVSLPCTWVLACAYAPSGCAVACGGLDNKCSVFPLSLDKNENLSAKKKSVAMHTNYVSGCSFTSSDMQLLTSSGDCTCALWDVESGQLLQSFHGHTADVLSLDLAPSETGNTFVSGGCDKKANVWDMRSGQNVQSFETHDSDINCVKYYPSGDAFASASDDATCRFYDLRADREVAVYQKDSIVFGASTVDFSLSGRLLFAGHNDYTINAWDTLKGTRVSVLFGHENRVSRVRVSPDGTALCSASWDSTLRIWS comes from the exons ATGAGATGTGAATGTGTCGCGCGGCGCATCATCACTTTCGCTCTCGGGGACGAATTTAACGAACCTCCTCCACGCGCCCTCCtgactgtgttgttgttgttgttgttgttgttgttattgttgttgtcgtctttCCCCCTCGCGAAGATGGCTTGCCAGCAGCTCCAAGGAGGGGAGACCGTGGCGTCCCTGAAGAAGGAGAGCGAGATTCTGAAGAAGAAGCTCGAGGAGGAGCGCGCGAAGCTGAGCGACGTCGAGC TGAACCAGGTGGCGGAGAAGATCGAGGTCCTGGGGGCCCTCTGCGTGAAGACCAGGCGGGTGCTGAAGGGCCACGGCAACAAGGTGCTGTGCATGGACTGGTGCAAAGACAAGCGCCGGCTGGTCAGCTCGTCACAg GATGGAAAAGTGATCGTCTGGGATGCATTTACTCTCAATAAG GAACATGCAGTAAGCCTGCCTTGCACATGGGTTCTGGCGTGTGCCTATGCGCCCTCAGGCTGTGCCGTGGCATGCGG cggATTGGACAACAAGTGCTCCGTGTTCCCGCTGTCGCTCGACAAAAACGAGAACCTGTCCGCGAAGAAGAAATCTGTCGCCATGCACACCAACTACGTGTCCGGCTGCAGCTTCACCAGCTCCGACATGCAG cttCTGACCTCCAGCGGGGACTGCACCTGTGCATTGTGGGACGTGGAGAGCGGGCAGCTGCTGCAGAGTTTCCACGGCCACACGGCCGACGTCTTGTCCCTGGACCTCGCCCCGTCCGAGACCGGCAACACCTTTGTGTctggg ggCTGTGATAAGAAGGCCAACGTGTGGGACATGCGCTCTGGACAGAACGTTCAGTCCTTTGAGACGCACGACTCCGACATCAACTGTGTGAA GTACTACCCCAGTGGAGACGCGTTCGCCTCAGCCTCTGACGACGCCACG TGCCGGTTCTACGACCTGCGAGCCGACCGCGAGGTAGCCGTCTATCAGAAGGACAGCATCGTCTTCGGTGCTTCGACGGTGGACTTCTCTCTGAGCG gcCGGCTGCTCTTCGCGGGCCACAACGACTACACCATCAACGCGTGGGACACTTTGAAGGGAACTCGCGTCTCCGTCCTGTTCGGTCATGAGAACCGGGTCAGCCGGGTCCGAGTGTCGCCCGACGGCACGGCGCTCTGCTCGGCCTCCTGGGACAGCACCCTGCGG ATTTGGTCCTAG